The following are from one region of the Mustela lutreola isolate mMusLut2 chromosome 7, mMusLut2.pri, whole genome shotgun sequence genome:
- the RTL1 gene encoding retrotransposon-like protein 1 has translation MIEPSEDSFETMMERKNPSSKQMESSEGSSNTTVGTPGSGAQEAAGAASGPAQERKELPIDLRQDMEEPSSGPHREIKDPPNDLLQDLEESRNAAHQEVGDPTGEAPGGMEEASVNPWGAQDQEVNDTDLANMEEEESPEEDSETSEIMATVRSIISLYLRMQDLREQQRVAEEILMEGISAGRLPVPSKFSGDRREYHEFIVLCQLILQSYPRMFYNDRLRVGYVMCHLSGMALEWAKALVEEDSPLIDDFPAFLEAMSGMFEYRQALRVAEDAMFNIRQGSRPAIEYINEFRGLVPTLGWSDEVLQAHLCQGLNEEIRHYLFRVPQPDSLDSLIVLVLQIEEKLAERRAMLRLPPEARPRNLTWIDSPAPERWMVSNWMPCQARPTVNRDHLFLLLLVRVNPYHSVAVQALVDSGAGGSFMDEKFAQEHYVELYEKPHPKMVQGVDGSLIGDEPVWLYTEPLVCIHQNHQESIEFDIVPSPNFSVILGIDWLRLHTPEVDWIQGRCTFHSPYCLQKCFRPPPPCIALERHAISLLPGLPPLYSDLADVFNPKEADDETSDQPSSDGSDDLSESEPSELQQAGDSDHSETFYECPSIAPWEPVGAGMQNSARPRDESWNPDSMLTNRQDYVQVIPELFDQLHGATWFTKLELRGTVVEEGMNINQAEDVWKAAFGFEPQEMKSYRPFPLSSDPTIPQNVLHFILKDMLGYFVLSYGRDVLVYSMSQEEHFQHVRQVLVRFRHHHVYCSLDRSQFHRHTVEFLGFVITPKGVRLNKSIVNTVTGYPTPGSKKSLRHLIEFILPYQHFVERFHIIIEPLARLLLTEDAFSWGDDEQGAFNCLKRAVRRAPLLHHPKPQNPFYLETGVTKTALHASLSQRDDQTGRRVSCAFYSRSISPIETDYSQLEMKILPIRAAFMVWCRYLENTEEPIMILLNTEDLASLNNDRLTVLLPGHWVFFFSHFNFDVMERPAQDGGRRLPPPRNLGHGARTRSPFSPGGSPGARSLDSTEDEEAEDTPAQGPPSRRNLQQEFLARIPIDQILHSVLAHVSVAQIRAVVLHFFRGLLFWKDTLAVAALLVLLKLKRRLAPPARARAPPRRWLRLGQASALLAHGSGLAATLAQLLAPAPPPAGPSAVPAHELAALLPHPGCAQQGALLPLSRRGLQMSPGFWLLLCDFFGVHVGHLDAARAPPRGARPRELHVAADDDVVLRGALQGDLQRCRQRGLHDGLQDTSQDERDSDVRAALLPRLGLPEPSDVLAFLSRHPPRGRGTAGLADPISQELAARALIRFLTAISAGAPPAPGPEAEARLRELPRGGKDQASPQ, from the coding sequence ATGATAGAACCCTCTGAAGACTCATTTGAGACGATGATGGAGCGTAAGAATCCATCATCAAAACAAATGGAGTCCTCCGAGGGCTCATCCAACACCACCGTGGGAACACCAGGCAGCGGCGCGCAGGAGGCAGCGGGGGCGGCCAGCGGCCCCGCCCAGGAAAGGAAAGAGCTGCCCATTGATCTCCGCCAAGACATGGAGGAGCCATCCAGTGGCCCACATAGGGAAATAAAGGATCCACCCAATGACCTACTCCAAGACCTGGAGGAGTCACGCAACGCTGCACATCAGGAAGTGGGGGATCCGACCGGTGAGGCACCTGGCGGAATGGAAGAAGCATCAGTCAACCCCTGGGGAGCCCAAGACCAAGAAGTCAATGACACTGACCTGGCCAACATGGAAGAGGAGGAGAGCCCCGAAGAGGATTCCGAGACTTCGGAGATCATGGCCACGGTGAGATCCATCATCTCTCTGTACCTCCGCATGCAAGACCTCAGAGAGCAACAAAGGGTAGCAGAAGAGATCTTGATGGAGGGGATCAGTGCGGGCCGACTCCCCGTCCCATCCAAATTCTCCGGCGACCGCAGAGAATACCACGAGTTCATCGTGCTCTGCCAGCTGATCCTGCAAAGCTACCCACGCATGTTCTACAACGACCGCCTGCGAGTGGGGTACGTCATGTGCCACCTCTCGGGCATGGCCTTAGAATGGGCCAAAGCCCTGGTGGAGGAAGACAGCCCCCTGATTGACGACTTCCCGGCCTTCCTGGAGGCCATGTCAGGTATGTTCGAGTACCGACAGGCGCTGCGTGTGGCCGAAGACGCCATGTTCAACATCAGGCAGGGGAGCCGCCCCGCCATCGAGTACATCAATGAGTTCCGGGGCCTGGTACCCACCTTGGGCTGGTCGGACGAGGTCCTGCAGGCTCACCTGTGCCAGGGCCTCAACGAGGAGATCAGGCACTACCTGTTCCGGGTCCCGCAGCCCGACTCGCTGGACAGCCTGATCGTGCTCGTCCTGCAGATAGAGGAGAAGCTGGCGGAGAGAAGGGCCATGCTCAGGCTGCCCCCGGAGGCCCGCCCACGGAACCTGACCTGGATCGACTCACCTGCCCCGGAGAGATGGATGGTCAGCAACTGGATGCCGTGCCAAGCCCGGCCCACCGTCAACCGCGACcacctcttcctgctgctcctggtCAGGGTGAACCCCTACCACAGCGTCGCGGTCCAGGCCCTGGTGGACTCAGGGGCGGGCGGCAGCTTCATGGATGAGAAGTTTGCCCAGGAGCACTACGTGGAGCTCTACGAGAAGCCCCACCCGAAGATGGTCCAAGGCGTGGACGGCTCGCTGATCGGCGACGAACCTGTCTGGCTCTACACCGAGCCCCTGGTGTGCATCCATCAGAACCACCAGGAGTCCATCGAATTCGACATCGTCCCGTCCCCCAACTTCTCCGTCATCCTAGGCATCGACTGGCTCCGGCTCCACACCCCCGAGGTCGACTGGATCCAAGGCCGCTGTACCTTCCACTCTCCCTACTGCCTGCAGAAGTGCTTCCGCCCGCCCCCACCATGCATCGCGCTAGAAAGACATGCCATCAGCCTGCTGCCCGGACTGCCGCCCCTGTACTCCGACCTGGCCGACGTGTTTAACCCGAAGGAAGCAGATGATGAGACTTCCGACCAGCCAAGCTCAGACGGATCCGATGATCTTTCTGAATCAGAGCCCTCTGAGCTTCAGCAGGCTGGAGACAGTGATCACAGCGAGACCTTCTACGAGTGTCCCTCCATCGCGCCGTGGGAACCTGTGGGTGCCGGGATGCAAAACAGCGCCAGGCCGCGGGACGAAAGCTGGAACCCAGACAGCATGCTGACTAACAGACAAGACTACGTACAGGTGATCCCAGAACTATTCGACCAGTTACACGGAGCTACGTGGTTCACAAAGCTGGAGCTGCGGGGGACCGTCGTGGAGGAGGGCATGAACATAAACCAAGCAGAGGATGTATGGAAAGCAGCATTCGGGTTTGAGCCCCAAGAGATGAAGAGCTACCGGCCCTTCCCGCTATCCTCAGACCCGACCATCCCTCAGAACGTGCTCCACTTTATCCTAAAGGACATGCTCGGCTACTTTGTGCTCTCCTACGGCCGGGACGTCCTGGTCTACTCCATGAGCCAGGAGGAGCACTTCCAACATGTGCGCCAAGTCCTGGTCCGCTTCCGACACCACCACGTCTACTGCTCGCTGGACCGGAGCCAGTTCCACCGGCACACCGTCGAGTTCCTGGGATTCGTCATAACCCCCAAAGGGGTGAGGCTCAACAAAAGCATCGTGAACACCGTGACGGGCTACCCCACCCCGGGCTCCAAGAAGTCCCTGCGACACCTGATTGAGTTCATCCTGCCCTACCAGCACTTCGTGGAGCGCTTCCACATCATCATAGAGCCCCTGGCGCGCCTGCTGCTCACGGAGGACGCCTTCTCCTGGGGGGACGACGAGCAGGGGGCCTTCAACTGCCTGAAGCGGGCTGTCCGCAGGGCGCCCCTCCTGCACCACCCCAAGCCGCAGAACCCCTTCTACTTGGAGACGGGTGTCACCAAGACGGCTCTGCACGCGTCCCTGAGCCAGAGAGACGACCAGACCGGCAGGAGGGTGTCCTGCGCCTTCTACTCCCGCAGTATCTCGCCTATCGAAACCGACTACTCTCAACTGGAGATGAAGATTCTTCCAATAAGGGCTGCCTTCATGGTGTGGTGCCGCTACCTGGAGAACACCGAGGAGCCCATCATGATCCTTCTCAACACAGAGGATCTAGCCTCTCTGAATAATGACAGGCTCACCGTACTTCTCCCCGGGCATTgggtcttcttcttctcccacttcaACTTCGATGTCATGGAGCGGCCGGCCCAGGACGGCGGCCGCCGCCTGCCGCCCCCGAGAAACCTGGGCCACGGGGCCCGCACCAGGTCACCATTCAGCCCGGGAGGGTCCCCGGGGGCTCGGTCCCTGGATTCCACAGAGGACGAGGAGGCGGAGGACACCCCCGCCCAGGGTCCCCCGAGCAGGCGGAACCTCCAGCAGGAGTTCCTGGCTCGGATCCCCATCGACCAAATCCTGCACAGCGTCCTGGCCCACGTCAGCGTGGCCCAGATCCGAGCGGTGGTCCTGCACTTCTTCCGCGGCCTCCTGTTCTGGAAGGACACCCTGGCCGTGGCCGCGCTCCTCGTGCTGCTCAAGCTCAAGCGGCGTCTGGCGCCGCCCGCGCGCGCCCGCGCCCCACCCCGACGCTGGCTGCGCCTCGGCCAGGCGTCCGCGCTCCTCGCCCACGGCAGCGGCCTGGCCGCCACCCTGGCGCAGCTCCTCGCCCCGGCGCCCCCGCCCGCGGGCCCCAGCGCCGTCCCGGCGCACGAGCTGGCCGCGCTGCTCCCGCACCCCGGCTGCGCGCAGCAAGGCGCGCTGCTGCCCCTGAGCCGCCGGGGCCTGCAAATGAGCCCGGGCTTCTGGCTGCTGCTGTGCGACTTCTTCGGCGTCCACGTGGGCCACCTGGACGCGGCCCGCGCCCCCCCGCGGGGAGCCCGCCCCCGGGAGCTGCACGTCGCGGCGGATGACGATGTCGTCTTGCGAGGAGCCCTGCAAGGCGACCTGCAACGTTGCCGTCAGCGCGGCCTGCACGACGGCCTGCAAGACACCTCGCAGGACGAGCGGGACAGCGACGTGAGGGCGGCCCTGCTGCCCCGCCTGGGCCTCCCCGAGCCCTCCGATGTCCTGGCCTTCCTGAGCCGACACCCACCCCGCGGCCGCGGCACCGCCGGCCTGGCCGACCCCATCTCCCAGGAGCTGGCGGCCAGGGCCCTGATCCGCTTTCTGACCGCCATCTCCGCCGGcgcgcccccggcccccggcccggaGGCCGAAGCCAGGCTGCGGGAGCTGCCCCGCGGCGGCAAGGACCAGGCGAGCCCCCAGTGA